GAACGGAGCTGGAGCAACGAGGGCGCCATGTCCTTCCAACGGGTCGATGCCGAACCGGTCGACTTCCGCGTGACGCTGGCCTCTCCGGAGTTCACCGACGAGCTGTGCGCGCCGCTGAGTACGAACGGCGAGGTCTCCTGCTTCAACGGCACCCGATCGGTGATCAATCAGAACCGCTGGGTCAGCGGTGTTCCGCACTTCGACGGCGATCTGGAGAGCTACCGGATCTACGTGATCAATCACGAGGTCGGGCACGCCCTGGGCTTCGGACACGTCAACTGCCCCGCCCCCGGTGCCCTCGCCCCGGTGATGCAGCAGCAGACCTACGGCCTGCAGGGCTGCGAGCGCAACGGCTGGCCGTTCCCGTGAGAACCGGGCCCTAGCCGGGCCGGTTGATCGACGAGCCTGCGGTCGCCTGAGTGATCAGCGCTCGCGGACGACTGATCGGGTCGCGGTAACGTCACGGCATGGCGCAGCGAGTCGTCGACACGATCACGGCCTACTGGGCTCTCGGGGGCAGCCGATCCGCGGTCGACGGCGGCACGGTGGTCTCCCATCCGGGGATCGCGCCCCACCCACTGGGCGACTTCCTCCAGCTCTCGGCCGAGACCGGCGCCGATCGGCTGCCCGAGGTGCTGGCGGCCGCCGAACGCCGGACCGGCCGGGTCTGTTCGACGGTTCGGCTGCACCCCGCCGGGCGGCTCGACGTCGAGCCTCGGCTGATCATCGAGGGCTGGCAGGGAGACTCGGAACTCCAACTCGTGTGCGACGGACCGCTCACCGTTCCCGACGGCGCCGCGTCTGAGGTCGACGTCCCCGGCCTCGAGGTCCGACCACTGCGCGAGGCCGACTGGCCTGCCGTGGCCCGGCTGTTCCGGCTCGACCACGAGGAAGAGGACCGGGCGGCGGGCGTGCAGACGCGCCCCCACGAGGTGACGGACGCCGCCGTCGGGCTGCGGCGGGAGCTGAGCCGCCACGCGGACTTCCAGGTGGCCGCCGCAGGCGAGACGGTCGTCGGTTTCGTGGTCTCCGCGGCGGGGGAAGGCGGTCTCGGGATCGTCGAGGACGTCTTCGTCCGATCCGACCACCGCCGCCAGGGCATCGCGACCGCCCTGATCGTCGCGGCCGTGGCACAGGCCAGGCGACGAGGCGCACGCGAGCTGCTGATCGCCGCCGATCCGGACGACCATCCCAAACACCTCTACGCCAGGCTGGGATTCCGCCCGACCCTCGTGACCTGGTCCTACAGTCGGCCTGCACCACAGACCGAGTCCTGACCGACCGGGAGGTGCCTCGGCGGGGCGTCCGGTCCGCGTCGACCAGGGCAGCACCGACACAGCACGATCGGCGGCGAAGCCGACGGACGACGTCCGGCCGGTCCGCCTGCGCCCAGCGCAGGCCCGTCGCTCCTGCTCAGGTCGAGCGACCAGGACCCGAGCGATCGCCAAACCGGGCCTGCGCCAGCGTCGAGATCGCTCCGAAGGCGCTCACCCGCCAGGCCGAGCCCCTGCGACGCACGTCACCGCCGCCCCCGGCGGAGAGGGGTTCTGAGAGAACCTCCCGCCCGGGGCGGCGCGATGGTTCCGTGGTGAAGGCGTCCCACGTCCGCTGCGGCGCTCGAGCCGCCTGCGGCCCGACCCCGCCGGACGAGCACGGACGCGCCTTGTCGCACCCCCGAACATCACGAAGGACTTCGATGACCCTCGTACCCGCCTACACCGCCGTCTCGGCCACCGACCCGCTCACGCCCGGGATGATCTCCCGCCGGGAGGTCGGTCCTCGGGACGTGCTGATCGAGATCGCCTGGGCAGGCGTGTGTCACTCCGACATCCACACCGTCCGGGGCGACTGGGGCGACGTGCCCTACCCGCTCACCGTCGGGCACGAGATCGCCGGGACCGTCACCCAGGTCGGCGCCGAGGTCACCCGCCACCAGATCGGCGACCGCGTCGGCGTCGGCTGCATGGTCGAATCGTGCCGAGAATGCACGAACTGCCTGGCAGGCCAGGAGCAGTACTGCCTCGCCGGGTTCACCGACACCTATAACGGCACCGAACCCGACGGCTCCATCACCCAGGGCGGTTACTCCTCGCACATCGTCGTCGACGAGCACTTCACGCTGCGCATCCCCGAGGCGATCCCGTTCGAGAAGGCCGCCCCGCTGCTGTGCGCGGGGATCACCACCTACTCGCCGCTGCGACGCTGGAACGCGGGCCCCGGCAAGAAGGTCGCCGTCGTCGGCCTCGGCGGCCTCGGACACATGGCCGTCCAGCTCGCCCATGCCCTCGGCGCCGAGGTCACCGTCCTCTCGCAGAGCCTCCGCAAGAAGGACGACGGTCTGCGCCTCGGCGCGGACCACTATCACGCGACCAGCGACCCGGCGACGTTCGAGGAGCTGGCGAACACCTTCGACCTGATCGTGAACACCGTCAGCGCCCCGCTGAATCTGGACGCCTATCTGGGACTGCTCACGCTGCACGGCACGCTCGTGAACGTCGGCGCCCCGCCGGAGCCGGTCCCGGTGACCCTGTTCACGCTCTTCGAGAACCAGCGGTCCTTCGCCGGGTCGAAGATCGGCGGGATCGCCGAGACCCAGGAGATGCTCGACTTCTGCGCCGAGCACGGCATCGCCCCGGAGGTCGAGATCATTCGCGCCGACCAGATCAACACCGCCTGGGAGCGCGTCCTGGCCTCGGACGTCCGCTACCGATTCGTCATCGACATCTCCACCCTGGCCTCCTGAGCAGGCCGGGATCGCCGGGGCGGCGGCGTCAGACGAGAGCGTGGCTGCTCTTTCGCGCGCCCCGGCGGGCTCGGACGTCGCAGACGACAGCGTCGGCGTCGAGCAGCGGCGGGGGTCGATCCGACCGCTCTCCGCTGCTCGTGGCCGCTCTACCATCGGATTCATGAGCACCAGGGACGAGGTTCGGGAGTTCGTCGTCTCCCGTCGCGCGAACGTCACCCCCGAGCAGGCAGGCATTCCCGACTTCGGCGGCGGGCGGCGCGTGCCCGGCCTGCGGCGTGAAGAGGTCGCGATGCTGGCAGGCGTCAGCCTGGACTACTACACGAGGCTGGAACGCGGAGACATCCGGCGGGCCTCGGACAGCGTGCTCAACGCGATCGCCCGCGCCTTGCAGCTCGACGAGGCCGAACGGGAGTACCTGTTCGATCTCGCCCGCGCTGCGCCGTCGGCAGCCGCAGTCCGCACCCGGCCCGTCGTCCGGTCGGTGCGGACGTCGGTGCAGCGTGTGCTGGACAACCTGACGGTCCCCGCGATCGTGCACAACGCGAGTCAGGACCTCATCGCGGCCAACCTCCCCGGCCGGGCGCTCTATGCACCGCATTTCGACACCGAGGGCGTGCCGAACATCGCTCGGTTCATCTTCCTCGACCCCCGCGCTCGGGACTACTACCTCTACTGGCCGCAGGCCCGCCGGACGGCGGCGGCGGTGATGCGGCTGGAAGCAGGCCGCGATCCGCTGAACAGGGACCTGACCGCGCTCATCGGCGAGCTGTCCGCCCGCAGCCCGCACTTCCGGCAGGATTGGGCAGGCCACGACGTGCACTCGCATCGCACGGGCGTCAAGTCGTTCCGCCATCCGGAGGTCGGCCTGATCGAGGTCGCCTTCGACGTGTTCGAGCAGGTGGGCGAGTCGGGTCTGCAGATCGTCACCTACAGTGCCCCGCCCGGCAGCGACTCCGCAGACAAGTTCGCCCGCTTGACGGCCTGGGCCGCGACCCGCCTGCCCGAGGCACACCGTCGGGCGAAGTCCGCGACGGCGCAGGACGATGAGGAGGCGATGCCGCCGAGGGCCGGGAACGACTGATCGACAGACCCACGTCGCAGCCGTCCGGCCCACACACCGTGCGTCGCAGGCCGACCCCGGACACGCCCCCGACCCGGGCGCGTCCCGAGGGGATGGAAGCCCGTCCTGCCGAACCGTGCCGAAGGAGCCTGCGTGGGCTCGCGACGGCAGCGCGTCACACCGTGACGACCGGCGGCCTGCATCGCGAGGCGCCGCACCGGGCGCCGCACTCGCCGACTGGGCGAGGCAGCCTGCCCGTGATGACGCTCCGCCTGCACCGGACCTCGCGGCGGGCACGTCGACGGACATGGTGGGCGCAGCAGGATTCGAACCTGCGACCGCTCGGGTGTAAACCGAGTGCTCTCCCGCTGAGCTATGCGCCCGATCGTGTCGGGAAGCCTACCCGGCTCCCCGACACGGTCGAGTCAGGCCGCCAGTTCGGCGATCGCCTTCTTCCAGGCCGACTGGTCGCGCGCCTCGCCTGCCCCGTTGCGCTCGGCGAAGCGGATGACACCCTGCTTGTCGATCAGGAAGGTGCCGCGATTCGCGAACCCGGCTGCCTCGTTGAACACGCCGTAGGTCTGCGCGACGGCACCGTGCGGCCAGAAGTCGGACAGCAGCGGGAAGGTGTATCCCTCCTGGCCCGCCCACTTCTTCAGGCTGAACGTCGTGTCGACCGACACGCCGAGCACGGTCACGTCGGCACCCTGGTAGTCGGCGAGCTCGTCGCGAACCTGGCACAGCTCACCGGTGCAGGTCCCGCTGAAGGCGAAGGGGTAGAAGACGAGCAGCACGTTGCTCTTCCCCTGGAACGACGAGAGCGTCACCGACTGCTTGTCGTAGTCGTTGAGCGTGAAGTCCGGGGCCTGAGTACCGACCTCAAGTGTCATTACCGCGAACCCTTCTGCTGGAAGCTCTGATAGGCGCCGTCCCGACCGCGTCAGCGCAGGCCGGGACAGCGTGTTCGGGAGCTGGTGGGTCAGCGTTTCGACTTGGCCGCCTTCGGCGAGACCAGCCGCGTCGCGGACCAGTCCTCCGCGACGCTGACGCTGGATGTCCGAGACAGTCCGGCTGTCGGCGCGGCCTCGGCGATCTCGCTGGGCTCGACGTAGCCGTCTCTGCCGGTCTTCGGCGTGAAGACCCAGATCACGCCGTTGTCGGCCAGCGGAGAGATCGCGTCGACGAGCGTGTCCACCAGATCACCGTCGTCATCCCGCCACCACAGCAGGACGACGTCCACGACTTCGTCGACTTCCTCGTCGCGCAGCTCACTGCCGCAACGCTCCTGGACCGCTGCACGAAGTTCGTCATCGACGTCCTCGTCCCAGCCGATCTCCTGGACCACCATATCCGGCTCGATCCCGAGCCTGTCGGCGACGCCGACCTTTCCGGCGTCTCCCGCGGCGACCACGGCTTACTCACTCCTCCTACAGTGGAGGTGCCAGGGCCTCGAACGGCCCTCGCACACAGTTGCTCTGTCCGATCTACTGCGACCGATTCCGGCTAGCGAACACCGATCGCACCCCCCAGCGCAACCGCTGGCAGGTGGACACGCCGCAGGAGATCCAATCACCACCGGTCAGGGTACTCGTGCCTGCGAAAAGTTACTGACCGGTACAGATGACGGCACCAGCGGTCCGAGACGACGATGGTGAAGGATGGCAGCGTTGGGCGAAGCCCAGCTTGACGACACCTCGACGTTGGCGAGGAGATCCCTTGGCCCCGCAGAACAACGGCAACGCCGCCGACAACGCCCCGCAGCGGGTGCGTGTGATCCGGGACGGCCTTGCCGCGCACCTTCCGGACATCGACCCGGAGGAGACAGCCGAGTGGCTGGAGAGCTTCGACTCGATCCTGTCCGCCACCGGCAGGCAGCGCGCCCGATACGTGATGCTCCGACTTCTCGAGCGCGCCAGGGAGAGCGGCGTCGGCCTGCCCTCCCTGACCTCCACCGACTACGTCAACTCGATCCCCACCGATGTGGAGCCCTGGTTCCCCGGTGACGAGGAGACCGAACGCCGCTACCGGGCGTGGATCCGCTGGAACGCCGCCATGACCGTGCACCGCGCGCAGCGGCCGGGCATCGGGGTCGGCGGCCACATCTCCACCTACGCCTCGTCCGCGACGCTCTACGAGGTCGGCTTCAACTGGTTCTTCCGAGGCAAGGACCACCCCGGCGGCGGCGACCAGGTCTTCATTCAGGGACACGGCTCCCCCGGCATCTACGCCAGGGCCTTCCTGGAAGGCAGGCTCACCGAGTCGCAGCTCGACGGCTTCCGGCAGGAGTACTCCCACGCGGGACCGGGCGGTGGGCTGCCCTCGTACCCGCACCCCCGGCTGATGCCGCATTTCTGGGAGTTCCCGACGGTGTCGATGGGCCTCGGCCCGATGAACGCCATCTACCAGGCACGGTTCAACCGCTATCTGCACAACCGGGGTATCAAGGACACCTCGGATCAGCACGTGTGGGCGTTCCTCGGCGACGGCGAGATGGACGAGCCGGAGTCACGCGGTCTGATCCACGTCGCCGCGAACGAGGGCCTGGACAACCTCACCTTCGTGATCAACTGCAACCTCCAGCGGCTCGACGGGCCGGTCCGAGGCAACGGGAAGATCATCCAGGAGCTGGAGTCCTACTTCCGGGGCGCGGGCTGGAACGTCATCAAGGTCGTCTGGGGCCGCGAGTGGGACTCGCTGCTGCACGGCGACCGCGACGGCGCGCTGATCAACCTGATGAACACCACGCCGGACGGCGACTACCAGACGTACAAGGCCAACGACGGCGCCTACGTGCGTGAGCACTTCTTCGGCCGCGACCCGCGTACCAAGGAACTGGTCACCGAGTACACCGACCAGCAGATCTGGAACCTCAAGCGCGGCGGCCACGACTACCGCAAGGTCTACGCCGCGTACCAGGCGGCGACCTCGCACCACGGCCAGCCCACGGTGATCCTCGCCAAGACCATCAAGGGCTACGGCCTCGGTCCGACGTTCGCCGGTCGCAACGCCACGCACCAGATGAAGAAGATGACCCTCAACGACCTCAAGCTGTTCCGAGACAGCACGCGGGTGCCGATCACGGACGCGCAGTTGGAGGCCGACCCGTACCTGCCGCCGTACTACCACCCCGGGAACGACGCCCCGGAGATCCAGTACCTGCTGGATCGACGCCGCAGGCTCGGCGGTTTCGTGCCGGAGCGCCGGGTGAAGGCCAAGCCGCTGGTGCTGCCGGGTGACAAGGTCTACGACGTCGTCAAACGCGGCTCCGGCAAGCAGGACGTCGCCACGACGATGGCCTTCGTGCGGCTGATCCGCGACCTGGCCAAGGACCCCGAGATCGGGCCGAGGCTGGTGCCGATCATCCCGGACGAGGCACGCACGTTCGGGATGGACTCGATGTTCCCGACGCAGAAGATCTACAACCCCAGCGGCCAGCTCTACACGTCGGTGGACGCCCAGCTCATGCTCGCCTACAAGGAGAGCGAGCAGGGTCAGATCCTGCACGAGGGCATCAACGAGGGCGGCTCAACCGCCTCGTTCACGGCGGCGGCGACCTCCTACGCCACGCACGGCGAGCACATGATCCCGGTCTACATCTTCTATTCGATGTTCGGGTTCCAGCGCACCGGCGACGGCCTGTGGGCGGCGGCCGACCAGATGGCGCGCGGATTCGTCCTCGGCGCCACGGCGGGCCGGACCACGCTCACCGGCGAGGGCCTCCAGCACAACGACGGACACTCACTGCTGCTGGCGGCGACCAACCCCGCGGTCGTCTCCTACGACCCGGCGTGGTCCTTCGAGGTCGCGCACATCGTCAAAGACGGTCTGCGCCGCATGTACGGGGAGTCCGAGGAGTTCCCGCACGGCGAGGACGTCATGTTCTACCTCACCGTCTACAACGACCCCTACCGGCAGCCTGCCGAGCCCGATGATCTCGACGTCGACGGGCTGCTGCGCGGGCTGTACCGGTACGCGAAGGCTCCTGCGGGCGACGGCCCGACGGCACAGATCCTCGCCTCCGGGGTGTCGATGCCCTGGGCGTTGCGGGCGCAGGAGCTGCTGGCCGAGCACCACGGCGTGCAGGCGGCGGTCTGGTCGGCGACGTCCTGGGCGGAGCTGCGCCGCGAGGCGGTGCGGACCGAGCAGGACAACCTGCTCCGGCCGGGGTCGAGGCGTGAGGTGCCGCACGTGACCCGTGCGTTGGAGGGCACCGGCGGCCCGGTCGTGGCGGTGTCGGACTGGATGCGCGCGGTGCCGGACCTCATCCGGCCGTGGGTGCCCACCGACATGCTCACCCTCGGCACGGACGGCTTCGGCTTCTCGGACACCAGGCCTGCGGCCCGGCGGAAGTTCCTCGTCGACGCGGAGTCGATCGTGGTGGGCACGCTGCTGGCGTTGGCCCGACGCGGCGACATCGACCACTCGGTGGCCGAGCAGGCGGCGCGGACCTACCGGATCGAGGACGTGCAGGCGGCCGGTCCGCAGACCTCCGATCCCGGGGTCTCCTGAGGTCCCATGACCTCGACGGCCTCTCGCCCGGCTTCGGCCGGGGCGGGAGGCCGTCGGCGTGTCGGGGAGTGTGCCGTGGGCCTGGCCGGTCAGGTCTCGGTGTCGGACGGGTCTCGGTGTCGGACGGCGCGGGTCGGCGCCTGAGGCCGGACCGACCGTTGGCAACACCGCCCCTGGCTGCCGGGCCGGGATGTCGAGAAGCGCCGTCTCTTCAACGAGGGCGGAGCACAGCCGCCTCGCAGGCGGCACCTGGTCACCGCGCCCGCCGCGCCCGCCGCGCGAGGGAGAAGGTGGCGATCGTCAGGGCAACGGCGAGCAGCCCTGCCACCAGCGCGAGGTCGAGCCAGCCACCCGACGGCTCCGGCACCACCACCGGACCGGTGGGTGTACGCACCTCCAGCGTGGCGCCGCGCGGCGTGATCGCATAACTCTCCATGGACGGCGTGTCCGGGGCCAGGGTGAACTCCGGCCAATCGGGCTGGTTCAGATTCCGCCTTCGCAGGCCCATGATCGCGGCGATCCGCAGCAGCACGACGACGGCGACCAGCGCGAGCCAGCCCGCCCAGCGTCGCCAGGGGCCTGCCCACAACAGCAGCAGGGTGGCCGTCGCGACGACCAGCGCCAAGGCCGCCGCCACCGCGATCTCACCCCAGTCCAGTGCGAGGAACGTCGTGCCGTCCTGAGCAAGCACACACCGGGTGTCGAGGCTCCGTCCGGTGAGCCCCGGCTGGTCGAAGCCTGCGGCACAGTCGCGCTGCATCAGCACCACATGGGCGGACCAGGCGGCCGCTAGCAGCACCGAGAACAGGACGAGCAGCACGGCGGGGGCCCACCACCAGACGGGCCGGATCGGGCTGCTGCGCCCCGGCGACACGGTCATCGCCTCGGCGTCAGTCTCGATGCGCCGCGGCTGCGGCGCGCGCGGTCGTCGTCACCGCGACGGCGAGCAGCCCGGCGATCAGGGCCGGAATCCACCAGGGCTGCGGCGTGGCCAGGACGTGGTCGCCGCCCGGAGTGTGCAGGGTGTACTCCGCGACAGTGGCCGTGTGGAAGCGATAGGCATAGGCGTCGTCCGGATCACTGTCGAGTGCGGCGGGGGTGGACGAACCAGGGGTGCACGTCTAAGAGCCTGTTTTTGATCCTCCTGGAGTCGTGAGCGGGGATCAGCGTGGCTGAGCTGCAAGGCGAAGGAAGGAGACATAACGGAGTTATGTTGACTGACGACAACGCCGCAGATAGCCGCGCTGGCCCCGCGCAACTCCGAAAGTGGGGATTAAAAACAGGCTCTACGGAGATCAGCTGCAACTCGCGCACGGCCGCGACGGCCCCGGCGACGAGCAGCGCGGGCACGGGCACCAGCGCGGCGCGCACGCCGCCGCCCCGCTGCACGGCACGCAGGGTGAGCAGGGTCGCGACCAAGGCCGCCGCCGCGAGCGTCCCGCCCAGCGCCAGATCCGCCCACGGCAGCCGGAACAACGGGATGCCGTCCTCGATCAGCAGGCACGCGGCGCCGTCGAGCCTGCCGGACAGCCCGGCGTTGCCGAACCCGTCCCCGCAGCCCGTGACGACGGCCAGCGCGTCGAACAGCCACCCGAACGCGGCGCTGCCTGCGGCGGCGACGAGCAGCCAGGCGCAGGCCCGCCACCACGTGGGCCAGCCGAGGCGCGGAGCCGCGCAGGTCATGCCCGGACTCCGAAGCACGGATGCCTGCCGAGGTCGACGACCGATTCGGCGGCTGCGGGCGTCGAGGCGATCCGGTCTCGTCTCATGTCACTGGGACGTTCGCGGGCCGATGACGTTCCCTCGGCTGCGAACAGCCCGCTGCCGCGCCCGCGACACGGGCTTCGCCCGGCCTGGGGGCGGGGTCACGCCGGGACCGCCTCGACCACGGCGCAGTGCCGCAGGCGCAGACCGGCCGAGTGGCCTGCCCGGCGGCGGACGATCTCCGATGCGTCCCGCACCGGCCGACCGAGTCGGGTCCGGCCGCCGCCGGGGGCGATCAGAGCCCGAGGACGAGATGGGCGGTGAGGAAGTAGATGATCAGTCCGGTCGCGTCGACCAGGGTGGTGACCATCGGGGCGGAGACCACGGCGGGGTCGACGCCGATCTTCTTCGCCAGCAACGGCATCCCGCCGCCCACGATGGCGGCCCAAGTGCAGACCGCGATCAGCGACAGCGCCACCACCAGCCCGAGCCGCCACCCGGCGAACAGGGTGCAGACGACCACGCCGATCGTCGCGAGCGCGACGCCCAGCATCAGGCCGACTCGCCCCTCCCGCCAGAGCACCTTCGGCAGGTCACCGAATCGCACGTCGCCGACGGCGAGCGCCCGCACGATCGACGTCGCCGACTGCGAACCGGCGTTGCCGCCCGTGCCGGTGATCAGCGGGATGAACAGCGCCAATGCCGTCACCTCCGCGAGGCTGGCCTCGAAGAACGTCAGGACGTTCACCGTCATGGTCGCCGCCACGATGAGCAGCAGCAGCCAGGGCAGTCGCGACCGGGCCAGGGCGATCACGCTCGCCGCCAGATAGGGCCTGCCGAGCGGGCTGGCCGCGGCCTGACGTTCGACGTCCTCGGTGTCGGCCTCCTCGATGACCTCGATCGCGTCGTCGACGGTGAGCAGACCGACGAGCCGCTGTTCACTGTCGACGATCGGCAGGCCGAGCAGGTCGGCCTCCTGCATGAGCCGTGCGGCGC
The Actinoalloteichus fjordicus DNA segment above includes these coding regions:
- a CDS encoding GNAT family N-acetyltransferase; translation: MAQRVVDTITAYWALGGSRSAVDGGTVVSHPGIAPHPLGDFLQLSAETGADRLPEVLAAAERRTGRVCSTVRLHPAGRLDVEPRLIIEGWQGDSELQLVCDGPLTVPDGAASEVDVPGLEVRPLREADWPAVARLFRLDHEEEDRAAGVQTRPHEVTDAAVGLRRELSRHADFQVAAAGETVVGFVVSAAGEGGLGIVEDVFVRSDHRRQGIATALIVAAVAQARRRGARELLIAADPDDHPKHLYARLGFRPTLVTWSYSRPAPQTES
- a CDS encoding NAD(P)-dependent alcohol dehydrogenase; its protein translation is MTLVPAYTAVSATDPLTPGMISRREVGPRDVLIEIAWAGVCHSDIHTVRGDWGDVPYPLTVGHEIAGTVTQVGAEVTRHQIGDRVGVGCMVESCRECTNCLAGQEQYCLAGFTDTYNGTEPDGSITQGGYSSHIVVDEHFTLRIPEAIPFEKAAPLLCAGITTYSPLRRWNAGPGKKVAVVGLGGLGHMAVQLAHALGAEVTVLSQSLRKKDDGLRLGADHYHATSDPATFEELANTFDLIVNTVSAPLNLDAYLGLLTLHGTLVNVGAPPEPVPVTLFTLFENQRSFAGSKIGGIAETQEMLDFCAEHGIAPEVEIIRADQINTAWERVLASDVRYRFVIDISTLAS
- a CDS encoding helix-turn-helix transcriptional regulator, with the translated sequence MSTRDEVREFVVSRRANVTPEQAGIPDFGGGRRVPGLRREEVAMLAGVSLDYYTRLERGDIRRASDSVLNAIARALQLDEAEREYLFDLARAAPSAAAVRTRPVVRSVRTSVQRVLDNLTVPAIVHNASQDLIAANLPGRALYAPHFDTEGVPNIARFIFLDPRARDYYLYWPQARRTAAAVMRLEAGRDPLNRDLTALIGELSARSPHFRQDWAGHDVHSHRTGVKSFRHPEVGLIEVAFDVFEQVGESGLQIVTYSAPPGSDSADKFARLTAWAATRLPEAHRRAKSATAQDDEEAMPPRAGND
- a CDS encoding peroxiredoxin encodes the protein MTLEVGTQAPDFTLNDYDKQSVTLSSFQGKSNVLLVFYPFAFSGTCTGELCQVRDELADYQGADVTVLGVSVDTTFSLKKWAGQEGYTFPLLSDFWPHGAVAQTYGVFNEAAGFANRGTFLIDKQGVIRFAERNGAGEARDQSAWKKAIAELAA
- a CDS encoding DUF3052 domain-containing protein; the encoded protein is MVAAGDAGKVGVADRLGIEPDMVVQEIGWDEDVDDELRAAVQERCGSELRDEEVDEVVDVVLLWWRDDDGDLVDTLVDAISPLADNGVIWVFTPKTGRDGYVEPSEIAEAAPTAGLSRTSSVSVAEDWSATRLVSPKAAKSKR
- the aceE gene encoding pyruvate dehydrogenase (acetyl-transferring), homodimeric type codes for the protein MAPQNNGNAADNAPQRVRVIRDGLAAHLPDIDPEETAEWLESFDSILSATGRQRARYVMLRLLERARESGVGLPSLTSTDYVNSIPTDVEPWFPGDEETERRYRAWIRWNAAMTVHRAQRPGIGVGGHISTYASSATLYEVGFNWFFRGKDHPGGGDQVFIQGHGSPGIYARAFLEGRLTESQLDGFRQEYSHAGPGGGLPSYPHPRLMPHFWEFPTVSMGLGPMNAIYQARFNRYLHNRGIKDTSDQHVWAFLGDGEMDEPESRGLIHVAANEGLDNLTFVINCNLQRLDGPVRGNGKIIQELESYFRGAGWNVIKVVWGREWDSLLHGDRDGALINLMNTTPDGDYQTYKANDGAYVREHFFGRDPRTKELVTEYTDQQIWNLKRGGHDYRKVYAAYQAATSHHGQPTVILAKTIKGYGLGPTFAGRNATHQMKKMTLNDLKLFRDSTRVPITDAQLEADPYLPPYYHPGNDAPEIQYLLDRRRRLGGFVPERRVKAKPLVLPGDKVYDVVKRGSGKQDVATTMAFVRLIRDLAKDPEIGPRLVPIIPDEARTFGMDSMFPTQKIYNPSGQLYTSVDAQLMLAYKESEQGQILHEGINEGGSTASFTAAATSYATHGEHMIPVYIFYSMFGFQRTGDGLWAAADQMARGFVLGATAGRTTLTGEGLQHNDGHSLLLAATNPAVVSYDPAWSFEVAHIVKDGLRRMYGESEEFPHGEDVMFYLTVYNDPYRQPAEPDDLDVDGLLRGLYRYAKAPAGDGPTAQILASGVSMPWALRAQELLAEHHGVQAAVWSATSWAELRREAVRTEQDNLLRPGSRREVPHVTRALEGTGGPVVAVSDWMRAVPDLIRPWVPTDMLTLGTDGFGFSDTRPAARRKFLVDAESIVVGTLLALARRGDIDHSVAEQAARTYRIEDVQAAGPQTSDPGVS
- the mgtE gene encoding magnesium transporter; protein product: MEDELRDLVEAEDLGAVRRWLGDRPPHEVAAELGRLDQPAMALPFRLLEKDRALEVFEELDPVHQQCVLDGLRDHAFRELVEGMDPDDRARMLAEAPATVVRRVLAGLSPGERRTTAALLGYPEGSVGRVMTPEVVWVHPWQTVAEALATVRRRGADAETVYTLPVIDTGRRLLGVVSLRTLVLSGTEERLEDLVNTEVPSVAATDEAEGAARLMQEADLLGLPIVDSEQRLVGLLTVDDAIEVIEEADTEDVERQAAASPLGRPYLAASVIALARSRLPWLLLLIVAATMTVNVLTFFEASLAEVTALALFIPLITGTGGNAGSQSATSIVRALAVGDVRFGDLPKVLWREGRVGLMLGVALATIGVVVCTLFAGWRLGLVVALSLIAVCTWAAIVGGGMPLLAKKIGVDPAVVSAPMVTTLVDATGLIIYFLTAHLVLGL